In Burkholderia gladioli, a genomic segment contains:
- a CDS encoding ATP-binding protein, whose product MLRPLIKLYLIVIVCVALSITLIQLSFDRIFFYQRVADAERESLSTYAFVLNDYLERHPGAQRQLALRELARHGKEGFGFLTMQEARSRLRGTPLRDLEAGRIAIGYDSKDYYMPLADGSVLHSHPAETFDLDIRIYAYLLLAFATLLAVMSWIHFHWRDLRRLQAAARAFGAGRLSTRVLLPRKSNIYELSRQFNDMAERIEASIKQQREMMQAISHELKTPLARLEFGLELLAAPDETQRMRERREALRHDVRELDELVTELLTIGRLEQGASQLAAMEVAVDALIGSVAGSVAFDVADRGIELDVSTRGAPASHTCDPKLVARALLNLIRNGARYADRMVLLAATGDAAGALVLSVDDDGPGIPVVDRACVFEPFQRLDASRDRRTGGFGLGLAIVQRIALAHGGEVRLEDSPLGGARFVITLPGQLPAGGR is encoded by the coding sequence ATGCTGCGCCCGCTGATCAAGCTCTACCTCATCGTGATCGTCTGCGTCGCGCTGTCGATCACGCTCATTCAGCTCTCGTTCGACCGCATCTTCTTCTACCAGCGCGTCGCCGATGCCGAGCGCGAATCGCTGAGCACCTACGCCTTCGTGCTCAACGACTACCTGGAACGCCATCCCGGCGCCCAGCGCCAGCTCGCGCTGCGGGAGCTGGCGCGGCACGGCAAGGAAGGCTTCGGCTTCCTGACGATGCAGGAGGCGCGCTCGCGGCTGCGCGGCACGCCGCTGCGCGATCTCGAAGCCGGCCGGATCGCGATCGGCTACGACAGCAAGGATTACTACATGCCGCTGGCCGACGGCAGCGTGCTCCATTCGCATCCCGCCGAAACCTTCGATCTCGACATCCGCATCTACGCCTACCTGCTGCTCGCCTTCGCCACGCTGCTGGCGGTGATGTCGTGGATCCACTTCCACTGGCGCGACCTGCGCCGGCTGCAGGCCGCCGCGCGCGCGTTCGGCGCGGGGCGGCTGTCCACGCGCGTGCTGCTGCCGCGCAAGTCGAACATCTACGAGCTGTCGCGGCAATTCAACGACATGGCCGAGCGCATCGAGGCCTCGATCAAGCAGCAGCGCGAGATGATGCAGGCCATCTCGCACGAGCTGAAGACGCCGCTGGCGCGGCTCGAATTCGGGCTCGAGCTGCTGGCCGCGCCGGATGAGACGCAGCGCATGCGTGAGCGCCGCGAGGCGCTGCGGCACGACGTGCGCGAGCTCGACGAGCTCGTCACCGAGCTACTGACGATCGGCCGGCTCGAGCAGGGCGCGAGTCAGCTCGCCGCGATGGAGGTGGCGGTCGACGCGCTGATCGGCAGCGTCGCCGGCAGCGTGGCCTTCGACGTCGCCGATCGCGGGATCGAACTCGACGTGTCGACGCGCGGCGCGCCGGCCAGCCACACCTGCGATCCGAAGCTGGTCGCGCGGGCGCTGCTGAACCTGATCCGCAACGGCGCGCGTTATGCCGACAGGATGGTCCTGCTGGCGGCGACCGGCGACGCCGCCGGCGCGCTGGTGCTGAGCGTCGACGACGACGGGCCCGGCATTCCGGTGGTCGACCGCGCGTGCGTGTTCGAGCCGTTCCAGCGCCTCGACGCGAGTCGCGACCGGCGCACCGGCGGCTTCGGGCTGGGGCTGGCGATCGTGCAGCGCATCGCGCTGGCGCATGGCGGGGAGGTGCGGCTCGAGGATTCGCCGCTGGGCGGGGCGCGCTTCGTGATCACGCTGCCGGGACAGCTCCCGGCGGGAGGGCGATAG
- a CDS encoding response regulator — protein MTDEPLKHRVLLIEDDDRLAQLVSEYLDGYEFVVTVVRRGDLAVAAVREHQPALVILDLMLPNLDGMEVCRRIRAFADMPVLILTARTDVYDQVAGLEMGADDYVTKPIEPRVLVARARALLRRAQPAGAAPAAPELLVFGELRISPPNRSVTWRGEPVELKTAEFNLLLVLARAAGTVLSRDDILRQLRGIEFDGLDRSVDSGISKLRRRFEDAVSAEPHRIKTIWGRGYLFSPSAWDE, from the coding sequence ATGACAGACGAACCACTCAAGCATCGCGTGCTGCTGATCGAGGACGACGACCGCCTCGCCCAGCTGGTGAGCGAATATCTCGACGGCTATGAATTCGTGGTGACGGTGGTTCGCCGCGGCGACCTGGCCGTGGCGGCAGTGCGCGAGCACCAGCCGGCGCTGGTGATACTCGACCTGATGCTGCCCAACCTGGACGGCATGGAAGTCTGCCGCCGCATTCGCGCCTTCGCCGACATGCCGGTGCTGATCCTGACCGCGCGCACCGACGTCTACGACCAGGTCGCCGGCCTGGAGATGGGCGCCGACGACTACGTGACCAAGCCGATCGAGCCGCGCGTGCTGGTGGCGCGCGCCCGCGCGCTGCTGCGCCGGGCCCAGCCCGCCGGCGCGGCGCCGGCCGCGCCCGAGCTGCTGGTGTTCGGAGAACTGAGGATCTCGCCGCCCAATCGCAGTGTCACCTGGCGCGGCGAGCCGGTCGAGCTGAAGACCGCCGAGTTCAACCTGCTGCTGGTGCTGGCCCGCGCGGCCGGCACCGTGCTGAGTCGCGACGACATCCTCAGGCAGTTGCGCGGCATCGAGTTCGACGGCCTCGACCGCTCGGTCGATTCCGGCATCTCGAAGCTGCGCCGCCGCTTCGAGGATGCCGTATCCGCCGAGCCGCACCGGATCAAGACGATCTGGGGCCGCGGCTACCTGTTCAGCCCTTCCGCCTGGGACGAGTGA
- a CDS encoding MipA/OmpV family protein, with translation MPLAGLALATAAHADNDYTVSLGAAVAPRYPGSKQYRAVPAPSFAAKFGNGFFIDSSNGAGYRLDLPHGVFVSAAVNYDPGRDDENRVDLPGSDYLKGMGRIPGSVLVGVRAGVTLFGDAELSVALDTPVTHTSHGVSGHLDLAVPLLKTAHHTIMVTSSVHAGTGRYGQTFYGVTDAQAAASRFRPYSVGGGIDSASATVAWNWSVSQHWSVLATGGVTRLLGRFGDSPIVQARSNYFGMAGVSYRF, from the coding sequence GTGCCGCTCGCCGGCCTGGCCCTCGCCACCGCCGCCCATGCGGACAACGACTACACGGTCTCGCTCGGCGCCGCCGTCGCGCCGCGTTATCCGGGCAGCAAGCAGTACCGGGCCGTACCGGCGCCGTCGTTCGCGGCGAAGTTCGGCAATGGTTTTTTCATCGACAGCAGCAATGGCGCCGGTTATCGGCTCGACCTGCCGCATGGCGTGTTCGTCTCGGCGGCCGTCAACTACGATCCGGGCCGCGACGACGAGAACCGCGTCGATCTGCCGGGCTCGGATTACCTGAAGGGAATGGGCCGGATCCCCGGCTCGGTGCTGGTGGGCGTGCGCGCGGGGGTGACGCTGTTCGGCGACGCGGAGCTGAGCGTCGCGCTCGATACGCCGGTGACGCATACCTCGCACGGCGTGTCGGGGCATCTGGACCTCGCGGTGCCGCTGCTGAAGACTGCACACCACACGATCATGGTGACCAGCAGCGTGCATGCCGGCACGGGGCGTTATGGGCAGACCTTTTATGGCGTCACCGATGCCCAGGCCGCGGCGAGCCGCTTCCGGCCTTATTCGGTCGGCGGCGGAATCGACAGCGCATCGGCGACGGTCGCCTGGAACTGGAGCGTGTCGCAGCACTGGTCGGTGCTGGCGACGGGCGGGGTGACTCGCCTGCTCGGGCGCTTCGGCGACAGCCCGATCGTGCAGGCCAGGAGCAATTATTTCGGCATGGCGGGGGTGAGTTATCGGTTTTGA